Part of the Pseudarthrobacter sp. NBSH8 genome is shown below.
GAGGGACGCCCGTATCCCGATCATGGTTTCAACACGCCCAAACAGTGGGCATCGCTGCCGCCGCGCCCTGTCCGTCTGGACGAACTGGTGACCACCAAGCGGACGCTGGACCTGGAAGCGCTCCTGGCTGAAGATTCCACCTTTTTCGGCGACCTCTTTCCCCACGTGGTGCAGTACCAGGGAATCCTGTACCTGGAGGACGGCCTGCACCGCGCCGTCCGGACAGCCCTGCACCAGCGGACCGCCATCCACGCCCGCGTGCTGGTCATAGATGGCTAGGAAGCCCAGGGACGCCAGCGTCCTGCACGGGCACCACGTAGTCACCGGCCCCGAACTGCGGGCCACCTTTGAAGCTGCCGGCGACCCCGACAATCCGGTGC
Proteins encoded:
- a CDS encoding type II toxin-antitoxin system VapB family antitoxin, whose translation is MIFKAVGEGRPYPDHGFNTPKQWASLPPRPVRLDELVTTKRTLDLEALLAEDSTFFGDLFPHVVQYQGILYLEDGLHRAVRTALHQRTAIHARVLVIDG